Part of the Woronichinia naegeliana WA131 genome, TTATTTCTTTTAGTTTTTCTATCCCGCCCTCTTGATAATCACGGATATAGCTTGTCACCGTATTTACTGAAACTCCTGCGAATTGAGCAATTTTTTGATGAGATAATCCCTGACTTTTTAACCATAAAACTTCCATCTTTAGCTGTACTCTAGGATGCGGGTGATTAAACCGACCGTAAGACAACAGTCTTTTGTCTTCTTCCGTAAATTCTAACTTAATCATTTCTCAGCCTCTTGACTACTTTTTCTATTTTTACTATATTATCTCTTATTTTTAAAATTCGCAACTTGTGACCGTGTTCAGTATATCTCTGATAAATTAACCAAACTTTTTGGCCGAAATGTTGATATCCTAAAAGTAGATGCTGAACGTAATCCCGCCATTCTGGAGTTTTATGTTCTCTGTGCAGAAAAAGCACAATTAGAGGATTTAGAACCTCAGCTTAAGGATTTGTCCCCTGATGTCTTACAACTTCGCGTTATGGGTTTATTGCCTGGACGCACTAAATTTGATAAGGCGATCGCCCGTTGAAAGCTAATTTGCTCTATTCTACCGAGCTGGACAGTGGGAAGTTCTCGAGGCGTGTAAGTGGAGAAAAGAAAATCGGACATCCGATACAAAAGAGTGCCGTTATGTCCGAAACTGGCTGATATAAGAAAATCGATAGCCAGTGCTATCTATCAATTATGCAACTATGTCAGCGACTAGAGCAAATCCTCAATAATCTCCGTCCAGCCTTTAGCCGAGAAGCAACGTTCCAATGGTTTATCCTGTTAGTCTGGGGAGTAGTGCTCAACAGCCAACCCAGCGCAATAACTAGCTATGTCAATGCCATTGGCTGAACAGAGAGCTACTACAATCAGGCTCTACATTGGTTTGATTCCAAGGCGTTTAGGGTCGAAGGACTAACTTTACAATGGTCAAAGTGGCTAAGTCAGCATGAAAGTCTATACAGAATTAAAGGGAAACGGGTGTATGTGGGTGATGGCATCAAAGTGGGGAAAGAAGGACGCAAGATGCCAGGTGTAAAACGACTACACCAAGAATCGGAAGATGTGTCCAAGCCAGAGTGGATAAGGGGTCATTACTTCAATGCCTTGAGTATTTTGGTGGGAGTAGGGAAAGCCTGCTTTGCCTTGCCCTTAGTGTTGCGGCTAGACGATGGCATCAAGTCCAAAGCAACCGAGAAGGGGGAGGGAAAAGGCAAAAAAAAGGTGAAGACGAGCCTGGTGACAAAAATGGCTGACCTTTGTGTTACTTACGCAGAGGCAGGGATTTATGTAATTTTGGATGCTTATTTTGCTTGCGAACCAGTGCTCAAAAGTTTTCGCCAGAACGCCTTGCATCTAATCACAAGAGTGCGTTGCTCCACCGTCGCCTATCATTGGTGTCAACTTAAGCCAAAATGCCTACTCACAAAAGATTAGCCTAAAAGCAGGCGGAAGTAAGAGTAGGCTGAAAAAAAGGTTAGTATATAAAAAAGTGAGCAAAAAACAAATGGCAAGACAACATCCTCGGAGAAAAGGAAACCCA contains:
- a CDS encoding transposase — encoded protein: MYVGDGIKVGKEGRKMPGVKRLHQESEDVSKPEWIRGHYFNALSILVGVGKACFALPLVLRLDDGIKSKATEKGEGKGKKKVKTSLVTKMADLCVTYAEAGIYVILDAYFACEPVLKSFRQNALHLITRVRCSTVAYHWCQLKPKCLLTKD